One genomic segment of Capricornis sumatraensis isolate serow.1 chromosome 6, serow.2, whole genome shotgun sequence includes these proteins:
- the NKX2-6 gene encoding homeobox protein Nkx-2.6: MLLNPVTSTPFSVNDILSLEREHLSPDVLQLQRTPRSPENFQYLRRVPEQRGSKVPSIRSADSEDRRQEGSAPSGDPCELVTEMDAKLVGEPESVLCGASFPGGGTRVPERCEGDSGGGARGDGAEHPTARPRRKPRVLFSQAQVLALERRFKQQRYLSAPEREHLASALQLTSTQVKIWFQNRRYKCKRQCQDKSLELAGHPLAPRRVAVPVLVRDGKPCLGPSAPAFPGPYGAAAAPYSCYGHYAGAPYCAGYGGGYAGAPPGPAPPVPQASSGFGAGGPSASPQSPLPATLQGVRAW; this comes from the exons ATGTTACTGAACCCCGTCACCTCCACTCCCTTTTCGGTCAATGACATCCTGAGCCTGGAGCGTGAGCATCTCAGCCCGGATGTCTTGCAACTCCAGAGAACACCGAGGAGCCCGGAAAACTTTCAGTACCTGCGACGGGTCCCAGAACAGCGAGGGTCCAAGGTCCCCAGCATCCGGAGCGCAGACAgcgaagacagaaggcaggaaggGTCGGCGCCCTCCGGGGATCCCTGTGAGTTAGTCACAGAGATGGACGCTAAACTGGTGGGTGAGCCAG AGTCCGTCCTCTGCGGAGCCTCGTTCCCCGGCGGTGGGACCCGGGTGCCTGAGCGCTGCGAAGGGGACAGCGGTGGCGGCGCGCGCGGGGACGGCGCGGAGCATCCCACTGCACGGCCCCGGCGGAAGCCGCGCGTGCTCTTCTCGCAGGCGCAGGTGTTGGCGCTGGAGCGGCGTTTCAAGCAGCAACGGTACCTGTCAGCCCCGGAACGCGAGCATCTGGCTAGCGCGCTGCAGCTCACGTCGACGCAGGTCAAGATCTGGTTCCAGAACCGACGTTACAAGTGCAAGAGACAGTGCCAGGACAAGTCCCTGGAACTGGCGGGCCACCCCCTAGCGCCGCGCCGGGTGGCGGTGCCCGTGCTGGTGCGCGATGGCAAGCCCTGCCTGGGACCCAGCGCTCCCGCTTTCCCCGGCCCCTACGGGGCGGCAGCGGCGCCCTATTCCTGCTACGGCCACTACGCGGGCGCTCCCTACTGTGCCGGCTACGGCGGCGGCTACGCGGGCGCACCCCCGGGTCCCGCGCCCCCAGTCCCCCAGGCCAGTTCGGGCTTCGGCGCAGGTGGGCCGAGCGCCAGCCCGCAGAGCCCTCTGCCCGCCACGCTGCAGGGTGTCAGGGCCTGGTGA